In Portunus trituberculatus isolate SZX2019 chromosome 44, ASM1759143v1, whole genome shotgun sequence, a single window of DNA contains:
- the LOC123518931 gene encoding SET and MYND domain-containing protein 4-like has translation MASESKEDEYSKSIRSSSRSQVDPDDITYDTLVTDFMFEVAEKKPSLVQEFAKIFTPKATLEEMFKFLWSLDEAKETLKPNLTFSVKTIKAAHAYWTHGNACMKNGDRDHALKFYNKSLREAPHPVIVMDGKQWGQEECDIVYSKSTISSATEEKDPYEEEGWGAYSALAHAYEARARVLFSLEQYQKCREDIDRVLAWGCSAPVEEKMIKLREECERLGPLDIVQAEPCSKNQSVSFLYQSPEPPTLTDPNPSYPSFSSAVNFVTDDEHGRHMVASRDIAAGEVVSVDKAYSAVLYPKYFGEYCTICLKRTSAPVPCPNCTTVIFCSEKCRLNGLAGCHKVECSILHTLARLNMSNNAVLAIRLFSDMGYINLKSMVPPLQEKANSTERQELDDAGVYNSGNYRTVYSLVTNKDKRGVNDLLKRTMESFVLLKLLLLTDEYFVDNFGNKLYVDDDEVLFTGTMLMHHMMVLWCNADTIGEIQHERKDSTASPVVAYGTGLFPSSSLLNHACYSTCASVSYGYVQVMRACRRISAGTEMTRQYADLFQKKLHERMAILKARYHFVCHCQACLGNWPFTLPFNYEYELKCVVCGKAVLKESKKCQNCNIVYNHQGPLLDRPEVTIYDYPVMRAKMDDALEKYMMAVPRFMEGSDTPEDYTAIKELLDLYDTFVVLPTHGHIVVQSLLHAASLRKGTSAYVKGNCWNERLLSWKTAGLALQ, from the exons ATGGCTTCTGAGTCTAAGGAAGATGAATACTCGAAGTCGATAAGGTCCTCGTCTCGATCTCAAGTGGACCCTGATGACATCACTTATGATACTTTGGTGACAGATTTTATGTTCGAAGTGGCAGAGAAGAAGCCAAGCCTTGTCCAGGAGTTCGCCAAAATATTTACGCCCAAAGCGACACTCGAGGAAATGTTCAAATTCCTGTGGAGCCTGGATGAGGCGAAAGAGACCCTTAAGCCCAACCTGACCTTTTCCGTCAAGACCATTAAGGCCGCACACGCCTACTGGACTCACGGTAATGCCTGTATGAAAAATGGAGATAGGGACCATGCGCTCAAATTCTACAATAAGAGCTTGAGAGAAGCGCCACATCCGGTCATCGTAATGGACGGCAAGCAGTGGGGGCAAGAGGAGTGTGACATTGTGTACTCAAAGTCCACGATCTCCTCTGCCACAGAGGAAAAAGATCCctatgaagaagaaggatgggGAGCATACTCAGCGCTCGCCCATGCGTACGAGGCACGAGCGCGCGTTTTATTCTCTCTGGAACAATACCAGAAGTGTAGGGAAGACATTGATCGCGTGCTGGCCTGGGGATGTTCTGCACcagtagaggaaaaaatgatTAAATTGAGAGAAGAGTGCGAGAGGCTGGGACCACTCGATATCGTGCAAGCGGAGCCATGCAGCAAGAATCAGTCGGTGTCTTTTTTGTACCAGTCACCCGAGCCACCAACCCTGACCGACCCCAACCCCTCCTACCCATCATTCAGCAGCGCCGTGAACTTCGTCACTGACGACGAACATGGGAGGCACATGGTAGCCAGCAGGGATATTGCGGCTG GAGAGGTTGTGTCCGTGGACAAGGCGTACAGTGCAGTGTTGTATCCTAAGTATTTCGGCGAATACTGCACGATCTGCCTGAAGAGAACATCTGCGCCTGTGCCATGCCCTAATTGCACGACA gTGATATTTTGCAGTGAAAAATGTCGTCTTAATGGTCTAGCAGGCTGTCATAAGGTGGAGTGTTCCATCCTCCACACACTGGCTAGACTCAACATGAGCAACAATGCAGTGCTGGCAATACGATTGTTCTCTGACATGGGTTACATCAATTTGAAATCGATGGTACCTCCGCTGCAGGAAAAGGCAAACTCCACAGAAAGGCAGGAACTGGACGATGCCGGCGTGTACAACTCTGGCAACTACCGCACAGTGTACAGCCTCGTCACCAACAAGGACAAGAGAGGTGTTAATGACTTGTTGAAGAGGACCATGGAGAGCTTTGTGCTTTTGAAACTGCTGCTCCTCACTGACGAGTATTTCGTGGACAACTTCGGCAATAAACTGTATGTCGATGATGATGAAGTGCTCTTCACTGGCACCATGCTGATGCACCACATGATGGTGTTATGGTGCAACGCAGACACCATTGGTGAAATCCAG CACGAGCGAAAGGATTCCACAGCAAGTCCCGTGGTGGCTTACGGCACAGGTCTCTTCCCTTCGAGCAGTCTGCTGAATCACGCCTGTTATTCTACGTGCGCCAGTGTTTCGTACGGCTACGTGCAGGTAATGAGGGCGTGTCGCCGCATTTCTGCCGGCACGGAGATGACACGGCAGTACGCAGATCTGTTCCAAAAGAAATTGCATGAAAGGATGGCTATTTTGAAGGCACGCTACCACTTCGTTTGTCATTGCCAGGCGTGTTTGGGCAACTGGCCTTTTACACTTCCCTTCAATTATGAGTACGAGCTGAAGTGTGTGGTTTGTGGGAAAGCTGTCTTGAAGGAGAGTAAGAAATGCCAGAATTGTAATATTGTGTACAACCACCAAGGACCGTTACTGGACCGTCCCGAGGTGACCATTTACGACTACCCGGTGATGAGGGCCAAAATGGATGACGCTCTGGAGAAATACATGATGGCAGTTCCTCGCTTCATGGAGGGCTCTGATACGCCCGAGGATTACACGGCCATTAAAGAACTACTTGATCTATACGACACTTTCGTAGTGTTGCCAACTCACGGCCACATAGTGGTGCAGAGCCTCCTGCACGCTGCCAGTCTGAGGAAAGGCACCTCGGCCTACGTGAAGGGTAATTGTTGGAATGAGCGTCTTCTTTCTTGGAAGACCGCTGGGCTTGCCCTCCAGTAA
- the LOC123518869 gene encoding uncharacterized protein LOC123518869: MAHARQNEVEEEEEEEEEEEEEMIQEENPWSLYRDMPSFRFQKFLDDALKKLYAVNSKEAQDLRHLVSKGNSIEIFEALWNMDEAHEILVPPEKLTFEAETMKSTEESIIYKKRGDLYVDSNKDLALWYYNRSILFAPHPPIRIGNRMYSAGPEDVNEDFGNLDYTFLTRCYGARAMLLFSMGKFVLCLKDISIAQRLGCPSDIKEDLEDMKAHCNEMMSEDEQPSVHVAAFHFMCPEPPALEDPNPNLPSASSAVSLAHNDAGNRRHLYANRDIKQGEILIVENSYCSALLPKYMRLFCSFCLRRTWTPLPCPACTQVGFCSFPCRTKALTGLHGRECPILMRINYLNIQVRGILACRILFKTTFDKLKKHYEIIMVEGKKPLQVRGITRDGVFSSGNYLSVYSMVGRKIHNKKDKVARAMEAFVLLKLLIASNRFFIDADGWRLDPSWEDQLFTGSLLVHHLTNLWGTANAFFETDIMELDCTQNPMKAVGAGVFPVTNLAMDHESYAPCAYFNHGQHLVMRATRGIPAGTVLKCSYSDYIWKCMPGENDEIFAQDVFGCPDDGVIEDVGDLMVGELSLKCVKCQGKVKSVCSKCNLEYNKVSPVPGIPNLTTYDHQEVMAMVNEVMRRYQCSRDDIRRRLIGMDDLDNVRETISCFDKYVHLPNTVHRDAQLMYIIIMNHMTCSVYYDKMSGPGCTIC, translated from the exons ATGGCCCACGCCAGGCAGAACGaggttgaagaggaggaagaagaggaggaggaagaggaggaggagatgatacaGGAGGAGAATCCTTGGTCACTATACCGTGATATGCCCTCATTTCGCTTTCAGAAGTTTTTAGACGATGCCCTCAAAAAGCTTTACGCCGTTAACAGTAAAGAAGCTCAGGATTTACGGCACCTTGTATCAAAAGGAAATTCAATTGAAATCTTCGAAGCTTTATGGAACATGGATGAAGCACATGAGATCTTGGTGCCGCCTGAGAAGTTGACATTTGAAGCTGAAACAATGAAAAGTACAGAAGAGTCAATAATATACAAGAAACGCGGCGATTTGTATGTCGACAGCAATAAGGATTTAGCACTGTGGTATTATAACAGGAGCATCTTAtttgctcctcatcctcctattcGTATTGGCAACAGAATGTACAGCGCCGGTCCAGAGGACGTGAATGAAGACTTTGGGAACCTGGATTACACATTCTTGACTCGATGCTACGGAGCCAGAGCGATGCTGTTGTTTAGTATGGGCAAGTTCGTACTGTGTTTGAAGGACATTAGCATTGCTCAGCGTCTGGGCTGCCCGAGTGATATAAAAGAAGATTTGGAGGATATGAAAGCACACTGCAATGAAATGATGTCAGAAGATGAACAGCCTTCCGTGCATGTTGCTGCTTTTCATTTCATGTGTCCCGAACCCCCTGCCTTGGAAGATCCTAATCCTAATTTACCATCAGCCAGCAGCGCCGTGAGTCTGGCCCACAATGATGCAGGAAACAGGCGACACCTCTATGCAAACAGAGATATCAAACAAG GTGAGATCCTCATTGTGGAGAACAGCTACTGCAGCGCTCTGTTACCGAAGTACATGAGACTTTTTTGCTCATTTTGTCTACGGAGGACCTGGACGCCTCTCCCCTGCCCGGCTTGCACACAG GTGGGGTTCTGCAGCTTCCCCTGTAGAACAAAAGCACTGACGGGACTCCACGGACGAGAGTGTCCCATCCTTATGCGCATTAACTATCTAAACATACAAGTAAGAGGAATTCTAGCATGCAGAATTCTGTTCAAGACCACTTTTGacaaactgaagaaacactatGAAATTATTatggtagaaggaaagaagccgTTACAAGTTAGAGGCATCACACGAGATGGTGTATTCTCTTCAGGCAACTATTTGTCAGTGTACAGCATGGTGGGCagaaaaatacacaacaaaaagGACAAAGTGGCTAGAGCAATGGAAGCCTTCGTTTTGCTCAAGCTACTAATAGCCAGCAATCGTTTCTTCATAGATGCAGATGGTTGGCGTCTGGATCCAAGCTGGGAGGACCAGTTATTCACAGGATCGCTCCTGGTGCACCATCTCACGAATCTCTGGGGCACAGCGAATGCATTCTTCGAAACTGAT ATTATGGAGCTTGACTGCACCCAAAACCCCATGAAAGCTGTTGGTGCTGGAGTGTTTCCGGTCACCAATCTAGCTATGGACCATGAATCCTACGCACCGTGCGCCTACTTTAACCACGGCCAACACCTTGTAATGCGGGCCACGCGTGGTATACCTGCCGGGACGGTTCTGAAATGCAGTTATTCTGATTACATATGGAAATGTATGCCGGGAGAAAATGACGAGATATTTGCTCAAGATGTCTTCGGATGTCCCGACGACGGCGTGATTGAGGATGTGGGAGACCTGATGGTGGGTGAGCTTTCCCTGAAGTGCGTGAAGTGTCAAGGGAAGGTGAAATCTGTGTGCTCCAAGTGTAACCTTGAATACAACAAGGTCAGCCCCGTACCCGgcatccctaacctaaccacctacGACCATCAGGAGGTTATGGCAATGGTTAATGAAGTTATGCGGCGTTATCAGTGTAGTCGTGATGACATACGTAGACGTCTAATCGGCATGGATGACCTCGACAACGTGCGTGAAACAATCTCCTGCTTCGACAAATATGTCCACCTGCCTAACACCGTGCACCGCGATGCCCAGCTCAtgtacatcatcatcatgaatCACATGACTTGCTCCGTGTACTACGATAAGATGTCCGGGCCTGGTTGCACCATCTGCTAA